TACCTGGTATTGGCCATAATTTACAAGAACATTCTGTAGTATTAGTAAGAGGAGGAAGGGTTAAGGATTTACCCGGTGTGAGATATCGCATTATTCGAGGAACCCTAGATGCTGTCGCAGTAAAGAATCGTCAACAAGGGCGTTCTAGTGCGTTGTAGATTCTTATCCAAGACTTGTATCATTTGATGATGCCATGTGAATCGCTAGAAACATGTGAAGTGTATGGCTAACCCAATAACGAAAGTTTCGTAAGGGGACTGGAGCAGGCTACCATGAGACAAAAGATCCTCTTTCTAAAGAGATTCGATTCGGAACTCTTATATGTCCAAGGTCAATATGGAAATTCTTTCAGAGGTTTTCCCTTACTTTGTCCGTGTCAACAAACAATTCGAAATACCTCGACTTTTTCAGAACAGGTCCGAGTCAAATAGCAATGATTCGAAGCACTTCTTTTTCCATTACACTATTTCGGAAACCTAAGGACTCGATCGTATGGATATGGAAAATACAGGATTTCCGATCCTAGCGGGAAAAGGAGGGAAACGGATACTCAATTTAAAGTGAGTAAACAGAATTCCATACTCGATCTCATAGATCCCTATAGAATTCTGTGGAAAGCCGTATTCGATGAAAGTCGTATGTACGGCTTGGAGGGAGATCTTTCCTATCTTTCGAGATCCACCCTACAATATGGGgtcaaaaagccaaaaaaataagtGATTTTAGCCCTTATAAAAAGAAAACGGATTCTTGAACCTCTTTCACGCTCATGTCACGTCGAGGTACTGCAGAAAAAAGAACTGCAAAATCCGATCCAATTTTTCGTAATCGATTAGTTAACATGGTGGTTAACCGTATTATGAAAGACGGAAAAAAATCATTGGCTTATCAAATTCTCTATCGAGCCGTGAAAAAGATTCAACAAAAGACAGAAACAAATCCACTATTGGTTTTACGTCAAGCaatacgtagagtaactcccaatatAGGAGTAAAAACAAGACGTAATAAAAAAGGATCGACGCGGAAAGTTCCGATTGAAATAGGATCtaaacaaggaagagcacttgcCATTCGTTGGTTATTAGAAGCATCCCAAAAGCGTCCGGGTCGAAATATGGCTTTCAAATTAAGTTCCGAATTAGTAGATGCTGCCAAAGGGAGTGGGGGTGCCATACGCAAAAAGGAAGCGACTCATAGAATGGCAGAGGCAAATAGAGCTCTTGCACATTTTCGTTAATCCATGAACAGAATCTATGTATGTAGACACATGGATCCGTACATCTCGATCGgaaaagaatcaatagaaggagAATCGGACGATATCTTTCTCGaaacaaacaaaaaggaaaagaaagagaaaacagaaatCATGATCAACTAAGCCCTCTCGAGGGCTTGCTTAAGAATAAGAAAGAAGAATCTTATGGAAATAGCATGGAATAAGGTTTGATCCTATTCATGGGGATTCCGTAAATATCCCATTTCAAAAATCGAAACAATCGGGACTTTTCGGAGATTGGATGCAGTTACTAATTCATGATCTGGCATGTACAGAATGAAAACTTCATTCTCGATTCTACGAGAATTTTTATGAAAGCGTTTCATTTGCTTCTCTTCAATGGAAGTTTCATTTTCCCAGAATGTATCCTAATTTTTGGCCTAATTCTTCTTCTGATGATCGATTCAACCTCTGATCAAAAAGATAGACCTTGGTTCTATTTCATCTCTTCAACAAGTTTAGTAATAAGCATAACGGCCCTATTGTTCCGATGGAGAGAAGAACCTATAATTAGCTTTTCGGGAAATTTCCAAACGAACAATTTCAACGAAATCTTTCAATTTCTCATTTTATTATGTTCAACTTTATGTATTCCTCTATCCgtagagtacattgaatgtacagaAATGGCTATAACAGAGTTTCTGTTATTCGTATTAACAGCTACTCTAGGGGGAATGTTTTTATGTGGTGCTAACGATTTAATAACTATCTTTGTAGCTCCAGAATGTTTCAGTTTATGTTCCTACCTATTGTCTGGATATACCAAGAGAGATCTACGGTCTAATGAGGCTACTATGAAATATTTACTCATGGGTGGGGCAAGCTCTTCTATTCTGGTTCATGGTTTCTCTTGGCTATATGGTTCATCTGGGGGGGAGATCGAGCTTCAAGAAATTGTGAACGGTCTTATCAATACACAAATGTATAACTCCCCAGGAATTTCAATTGCGCTTATATCCATCACTGTAGGACTTGGGTTTAAGCTTTCCCCAGCCCCTTTTCATCAATGGACTCCTGACGTCTACGAAGGAGTGTGGTTCGTTCGACAAATTCCTACCTCTATATCTATCTCTGAGGTGTTTGGGTTTTGCAAAACTCCATAGACATGCAGAAGAGAAATGCTATCCCCACTCCGACCAAGATAGAACTTTTACCAAAAGTTTATTGTGATCTTTTTGTTCAAATAACAATTAAGGTGAAGCAGGGTCAGGAACAATGAATCTCTTTATGATAAACAGATCCATTTTGCAAGTTCGTTATTACGGGTAGTTCCTACAAAGAATCGGACTAATGACGTATACAATGCTTGAATTATCGATGTAGATGCTACATAGTGGGTTCTCATCCTTCAGAGACTACGAGTGTAATAGGAGCATCCGTTGACAAAAGGATCACCCTAAGATGATCATCTCATGGCTATTGGGAACGAATCAAATCAGATGGTTCTATTTCTCAACCTTTCTGACTTGCTCCTACGGAACCAAGGTCGAAAGGATTGAAAAAGTCAGTCATTCACAACCACTGATGAAGGATTCCTCGAAAAGTTAAGGATTAGTAGTTCTTTTTCGAAATCGATTTCGAAAAAGAATGGATTCGGTCTTATACATACGCGAGGAAggtaatcaaaaaagagagaagacgagttcttctttcttttatcactTAGGAGCCGTGCGAGATGAAAGTCTCATGCACGGGTTTTGCATGAGAGAAAGAAGCGAGGAATCCTCTTTTTCGACTCTgatttattttatttgtatttctttattgtaTTATACCTTAATATATATATTCTAGATATATAGAATAGACGAATCTCGATTTGTCAAGTCTCATGATCATATCATGATCTATTTTTATTCGGCTCAAtcttttttagaaaaaaaagaTTGAGCCGAGTTTAATTGCAATCAATTAGAAGAATAAAGAAGAATTACTGCATTTCATaacttatttttttctctttttatttcgtttcttttttatttataccttctcttctttatctttagttTTATCTACTTATCAATAGTATCTACCGGCTCGAACTCGAATTTGATCGCCTTCCATACTTCACAAGCTGCGGCTAGTTCAGGACTCCATTTGCAAGCTGCTCGGATAATTTCATTACCTTCGCGAGTAAGATCGCGCCCTTCGTTACGAGCTTGTACACAGGCTTCTAAAGCCACTCGATTAGCTGCTGCACCAGGTGCATTTCCCCAAGGATGTCCTAAAGTTCCTCCACCAAATTGTAATACAGAATCGTCCCCAAAGATTTCGGTCAGAGCTGGCATATGCCAAACATGAATACCACCTGAAGCTACCGGTATAACACCTGGCATGGATACCCAGTCCTGAGTGAAAAAGATACCGCGAGCACGATCTTTTTCAATAAAATCATCGCGCAATAAATCAACAAAACCTAAAGTCATTTCGCGTTCCCCTTCTAACTTACCTACTACTGTACCGGAGTGGATATGATCTCCCCCAGACATACGCAATGCTTTAGCTAATACACGGAAATGCATACCATGATTTTTCTGTCTATCAATAACTGCATGCATTGCACGGTGAATGTGAAGAAGTAGGCCATTGTCGCGGCAATAATGAGCCAAAGTAGTATTTGCGGTGAATCCCCCAGTTAAGTAGTCATGCATTACAATAGGAACCCCTAATTCTCTTGCAAATACAGCTCTCTTAATCATTTCTTCACATGTACCCGCAGTCGCTTTCAAGTAATGCCCCTTGATTTCACCGGTTTCGGCCTGTGATTTATAAATAGCTTCGGCACAAAAGACAAAACGGTCTCTCCAGCGCATAAATGGTTGTGAGTTTACGTTTTCATCATCTTTGGTAAAATCAAGTCCACCACGTAGACACTCATAACACGCTCTACCATAATTTTTTGCGGATAATCCCAATTTTGGTTTAATAGTACATCCCAATAAAGGACGACCATACTTGTTCAACTTATCTCTTTCAACTTGGATACCATGAGGCGGGCCTTGGAAAGTTTTTGAATAAGTAGGGGGAATTCGTAGATCCTCCAAACGTAGAGCACGTAGGGCTTTGAAACCAAATACGTTACCTACAATGGAAGTAAACATGTTAGTAACGGAACCCTCTTCAAATAGGTCTAATGGATAAGCTACATAACAGATCCATTGGCTGTCTTCCCCAGCAACAGGCTCGATGTGATAGCATCGTCCTTTGTAACGATCAAGACTGGTAAGTCCATCAGTCCAAACAGTTTTCCATGTACCAGTAGAAGATTCGGCAGCTACTGCAGCCCCTGCTTCTTCGGGCGGAACCCCAGGCTGAGGACTTACTCGGAATGCTGCCAAGATATCAGTATCCTTAGTTTCATACTCTGGGGTGTAGTAAGTCAATTTATAATCTTTAACACCAGCTTTAAATCCAACACCTGCTTTAGTTTCTGTTTGTGGTGACATAAGTCCCTCCCTATAACTCTTGAATTAAGAATTCTCACAATAACAGGGTCTACTCGATGTTAATTAGGCGTAAATGAAACTTTAGCAAAAATCTCGTAAAACAAAAAGGATATTCAATTAATATAATATCAACTCATTAAAGAAAATTGAGGGCATGCTTAGGTTAATGAATATGTTTCATTCATATATAATGCGTACACCCTGTGTAGGTTCTATCCTATAGGAATTCCACTATAGGAATTCGATAGGAATTGAGTTGTTGTTATGGTAAGTTAACACGGTTCGTTATTAAACCATGGATTTGATTTACCAAATCCATAATTATTGTATACTCTTTGATAGATATAGCGCAACCCAAATTAATTCCTAATCCTTATTTTAAAAGTTCTTAATAGTTCTCTTTTCTTATTTTGAATGCAAATACCTAACTAAATACTAATAAAATTCTTTGTTGACAGCAATCTATGCTTCACAGTAGTATATATTTTGTATATCGAAGTCCTAGATAGGAAAGTAGAGTAGGCACAGATCCTCCACAAAAGGCAAAATGTATATGAAAAAAAGATTGATTGAACTTTCCAACGGACTCATTCCATGAGTAAACGATTGAATGGGATTCGCTTGGGCAACGAAATCAAGTCCTGGTCCCCTTTTCTCTCTTATTGAATTAACTAATTCATTTCCTTTTTACttttggattttttttgatttgatttggcattattcaacaataaaaaaagaagaatttcgacaaattccttttttttaattATGTGATAATTATGAGAACCAATCCTACTACTTCTCCTCCCGGGGCTTCCACAATTGAAGAAAAAAGTACAGgtcgtatcgatcaaattattggaCCCGTGCTGGATGTCACTTTTCCCCCAGGCAAGTTACCTTATATTTATAACGCTTTGGTAGTCCAGAGTAGAGACACTGACGATAAGCAAATTAATGTGACTTGTGAGGTACAACAATTATTAGGAAATAATCGAGTTAGAGCTGTAGCTATGAGTGCTACGGACGGGTTGATGAGAGGAATGGAAGTGATTGACACGGGAGCTCCTCTCAGTGTTCCGGTCGGTGGAGCTACTCTTGGACGAATTTTCAACGTTCTTGGGGAGCCTGTTGACAATTTGGGTCCTGTAGATATTAGTGCAACGTTCCCTATTCATAGATCTGCGCCTGCCTTTATCGAGTTAGATACGAAATTATCCATCTTTGAAACAGGTATTAAGGTCGTCGATCTTTTAGCTCCTTATCGACGTGGaggaaaaataggactatttgggGGGGCTGGAGTAGGTAAAACAGTACTGATCATGGAATTAATCAATAACATTGCTAAAGCTCATGGGGGCGTATCCGTATTCGGTGGAGTAGGGGAACGGACTCGTGAAGGAAATGATCTTTATATGGAAATGAAGGAATCCGGAGTAATTAATGAAAAAAATATTGAGGAATCAAAGGTAGCTCTAGTCTATGGCCAAATGAATGAACCACCGGGAGCTCGTATGAGAGTTGGTTTAACTGCCCTAACTATGGCGGAATATTTCCGAGATGTTAATAAGCAAGACGTGCTTTTATTTATCGATAATATCTTTCGTTTTGTTCAAGCAGGATCAGAGGTATCCGCTTTATTAGGGAGAATGCCCTCCGCAGTGGGTTATCAACCTACTCTTAGTACAGAAAAGGGATCTATAACTTCGATTCAAGCAGTTTATGTACCTGCAGACGATTTGACCGACCCTGCCCCTGCCACAACATTTGCACATTTGGATGCTACTACCGTACTTTCCAGAGGATTAGCTTCCAAGGGTATTTATCCAGCAGTAGATCCTTTAGATTCAACCTCGACTATGTTACTCGATCAGGATAGCTCAATTTCTTTAAGTTACGACTCTTTGCTGCTTACTTCTATCAAGCCATAGGGAAAGTCTATGATGAATTTGGAAAACTCATCTCACTCTTACTCTATGGCTCGGACTTAATGGGGGAAGAAAACATCTTCCATAATTTCTTTTTTGTTCAATTCTggacaaaaaagaaaaggaaaaaggaatttATAGGGACAGTGTTACCCCCTATATCCCCTAGTTTATATTGTAGGAATAATAAAACAATTTAGCAGTCTGACACACTTACGTCCTTGCAAAGTAAATAATTATTATTGTAGTCGTAACCGTAGAATAGGATCCTAATCAAAATAAATACATTTGGTTCAGGCGCTATTAGCATGGTAAGAAAAGATTTTTTTTACAGACCAGAGGGGCTATCTAAATCCTAAAGTAAAGGCGAGCGATCGAAGTAGAAGTACCAACGGCTCAGTGTCATGAACCTTCTCCATCTGATTCAATAAGGGGGAATTAGCCTTCTTGTCAAATGGCTATCCTTGACAAAAGGTACCATTTATACCATAATCTACAATGTAGCGGGTATAGTTTAGTGGTAAAAGTGTGATTCGTTCTATATAATAACTGAATTTGAAATGATATACTTAAGGCATCCTTaagttttttatttttatattcCGATGAAAACTTTAGTTCTTATAAAGGATTAAATCCTTTTCCTCTCAATAGCATATTGAGGAAGAATATACATTCTGGCGATTTGTATCCAAAGACTAATTTAAATTGCATCCAAAATAAAAATAGGATTATGAGTACAGAGTCGCGAAGCATAATTTTGCATTTGATTAAGTAATTCCAATTTTGAAAATATGAGTAAAGGATCTATGGATGAAGATACAAAAAAGTTGATTTCCAATCGTAACTAAATCTTCTTAAAATAAGGAATAAGGAAGCCAAATAGCTAAAAAACGATAGTTTTGGTTTACTAGAACCATCCACATATTGTTTAAGCTCGGTGGAAACCCAATTCTTTTCCTCAGGATCTCTTGAATGAAATTAGGGAACGAAGTAAGTAGATTAGATGGATTTAGATAGAATTTCTATCTCCTACTCTATAAGGATCATCTAGAAAGCGGAGAGCTTTGGTTCCATTCAAATAGAAAAGCTGACATAGATGTTAAGTGGTGAGAATATCCATAAAGGAGCCGAATGAAATCAAAATTTCATGTTCGGTTTTGAATTAGAGACGTTAAAAATAATCAACCAACGTCGACTATAACCCCTAGCCTTCCAAGCTAACGATGCGGGTTCGATTCCCGCTACCCGCTCCATTCTGTATAAAAGGAGTATTCTCTTTGTCTAGACATGTTAGAGGCTTGTATTCAAGCCTTTTTTGTCCACCAGTTTCTGGTACTCCAGAGCGGAGTAGAGCAGTTTGGTAGCTCACGACCCCCTCTACCATATCTAGAGAAATAGAATAGTCCTTTTATACAGACTGCTAAGTGAGGAGACGGGAATCGAACCCGTGACCTCATAAGGCTTGCTATTATTAGAAATGTCCAAAAAATTCTGTTACATATTTAATTAGTTTTTTTTGATATGCTTGGAGATTATTTTTttgaccaaccggtactataggtctccCCGACAcggccctggctcgtgccacgtggtggcactttagtggcggttcgtgccgaaccggtactaagggggggggcctttagttcccaccctttagtgccggttacagaaccggcactaaaggcccttacgaaccggtgctatagcccggttctgcactagtggtttgaccacgagatctagccctttgactttacacggacgggctttgaccagtggaactctccccccggttgtgttaggtcagcccataggaacactttggagcaacatccgggccaaacccacagcaagatcccctccgtgtagacccgacgcgtccgtttcccctctccaggtgccggcgacgacgccgtccgtgagggggccacaacccggagacgcccgccgcctcttcgaacatggcaccacaccaccccgcatgtatgagggcccggtgcgacgctccggtggcattgctacccccacagGGCCCCcgccccgcctaaccctgtagtatttgaccacgagatctagccctttgactttacacggacgggctttgaccagtggaactctccccccggctatgttaggtcagcccatagcaacactttggagcaacattccggccaaacccacagcaagatcccctccgtggagacccgacgcgtccgtttcccccctccaggtgccggcggtggcgccgtccgtgacggtggccacaccccggagacgcgcgccgcctcttcggacatggcacaacaccaccccacatgtatgagggcccggtgcaacgctccagtggcattgctaccccccgcacCAGGccacgcggctccggggtgtgcccgcCTCATGGGTGTTGTTGCCGCCGTGTCACGGGCGTCGCACCAGGTCCCTACACACGGTAAACTAAAAATCTTAAAAAAATCTAATAATTGAATTTATTaaaaactccggtattcatcatggaAAACGGACTATCACGGTGAAACCTTCAGTGTGCGGGCACCGGGCGGGCTACCCGGGCACTGAAAGTTTCACCGTTAATGTCCGTTTTCTTCACAGaagtctaatgaataccggagcttatgacgtatggattagtgaactatttaaacaggtcaTATTGCTTGTCcctgggcgaggtgggac
This region of Triticum aestivum cultivar Chinese Spring chromosome 2D, IWGSC CS RefSeq v2.1, whole genome shotgun sequence genomic DNA includes:
- the LOC123056111 gene encoding ATP synthase subunit beta, chloroplastic-like — its product is MRTNPTTSPPGASTIEEKSTGRIDQIIGPVLDVTFPPGKLPYIYNALVVQSRDTDDKQINVTCEVQQLLGNNRVRAVAMSATDGLMRGMEVIDTGAPLSVPVGGATLGRIFNVLGEPVDNLGPVDISATFPIHRSAPAFIELDTKLSIFETGIKVVDLLAPYRRGGKIGLFGGAGVGKTVLIMELINNIAKAHGGVSVFGGVGERTREGNDLYMEMKESGVINEKNIEESKVALVYGQMNEPPGARMRVGLTALTMAEYFRDVNKQDVLLFIDNIFRFVQAGSEVSALLGRMPSAVGYQPTLSTEKGSITSIQAVYVPADDLTDPAPATTFAHLDATTVLSRGLASKGIYPAVDPLDSTSTMLLDQDSSISLSYDSLLLTSIKP
- the LOC100049018 gene encoding ribulose bisphosphate carboxylase large chain (The RefSeq protein has 3 substitutions compared to this genomic sequence), giving the protein MSPQTETKAGVGFKAGVKDYKLTYYTPEYETKDTDILAAFRVSPQPGVPPEEAGAAVAAESSTGTWTTVWTDGLTSLDRYKGRCYHIEPVAGEDSQWICYVAYPLDLFEEGSVTNMFTSIVGNVFGFKALRALRLEDLRIPPTYSKTFQGPPHGIQVERDKLNKYGRPLLGCTIKPKLGLSAKNYGRACYECLRGGLDFTKDDENVNSQPFMRWRDRFVFCAEAIYKSQAETGEIKGHYLNATAGTCEEMIKRAVFARELGVPIVMHDYLTGGFTANTTLAHYCRDNGLLLHIHRAMHAVIDRQKNHGMHFRVLAKALRMSGGDHIHSGTVVGKLEGEREMTLGFVDLLRDDFIEKDRARGIFFTQDWVSMPGVIPVASGGIHVWHMPALTEIFGDDSVLQFGGGTLGHPWGNAPGAAANRVALEACVQARNEGRDLAREGNEIIRAACKWSPELAAACEVWKAIKFEFEPVDTIDK
- the LOC123055167 gene encoding 30S ribosomal protein S7, chloroplastic, yielding MSRRGTAEKRTAKSDPIFRNRLVNMVVNRIMKDGKKSLAYQILYRAVKKIQQKTETNPLLVLRQAIRRVTPNIGVKTRRNKKGSTRKVPIEIGSKQGRALAIRWLLEASQKRPGRNMAFKLSSELVDAAKGSGGAIRKKEATHRMAEANRALAHFR